acttacccgcctgatccccataacccctaattcccttaccgatcaggaatccatctatccgtgatttaaacatattcaacgaggtagcctccaccacttcagtgggcagagaattccagagattcaccaccctctgagagaagtagttcctcctcaactctgtcctaaactgactcccctttattttgaggctgtgccctccagttctagtttcctttctaagtggaaagaatctctccatctctaccctatccagccctttcattagcttataggtctctataagatcccccctcagccttctaaattccaacgagtacaaacccaatctgctcagtctctcctcataatcagcacccctcatctctggtatcaacctggtgaaccttctctgcactccctccaaggccaatcaatatatccttccgcaagtaaggggaccaatactgcacacagtattccagctgcggcctcaccaatgccctgtacagatgcagcaagacatctctgcttttatattctatcccccttgcgatataggccaacatcccatttgccttcttgatcacctgttgcacctgcagactgggtttttgcgtctcatgcacaaggacccccaggtccctttgcacagcagcatgttgtaatttctttccatttagataataatccaatttgctattatttcttccaaagtgaataacctcgcatttgttaacgttatactccatctgccagatcctcgcccactcactcagcctgtccaaatctctctgcagaccttctacgccctccacacgattcacttttccacttatctttgtgtcatctgcaaactttgttaccctacactcagtcccctcctccagatcgtctatataaatggtaaatagttgaggccccagtaccgatcccagcGGCACGCCACCAGTTACCAtccaccaaccagaaaagcacccatttattccgactctctgcttcctgtcggatagccaatccacgctaacaccctacccccaactccgtgtgacccaatcttcatcagcaaccttttgtgaggcaccttatcaaatgccttttggaaatccaataaATCTGTATGGATGAAACATAGAAGAACATAAGCAGGAGTAGAACATACagctcctcaaacctgctccaccattcagtatgatcaggaTTCCCTGAGAGATAATCAatgtcagccttgaatatacttattaatggagcattcacaactctctggaattgaaaatttcaaaggttcacaaccttctgtgtgaagaaatttctcttcatctcagtcctagatgATTAACCTCTTGAACACCAGGGTGCAGGCCTGGGCTTAGATTTGTGAGCCAGGGGAAATTATCTCTGTGTCCATCCTGTCAATTCCCATCAGATTCCTCCattccaatgagatcacctccctGTCGAGCAATGTATTGGACACTTCTATGTCAGGGTGTGGAATCATTGCAGTTATCTAGGTTGCATTGGTTATTGTGCGCCTGTCAATAAACTACTCACAAATCGCAGTACATTATAAAGGGAGCTTTAGTACAATGGGATGGGGATATTGGGggaaacaaaacacaaaaaatCAGGATGGCTTCCTGATGATAACTGCTTAAACGTGAATGTAAGATTGCTGAgctgtgtctcagtcagtgcagctgaaatcCAACTTtggcaggggcacaaaatgcGAGGCAATGGATTGACTGCCCTGTATACACTCTCCAATTTTCATTTCCAGTACATGCCAGATCTTGAGTGTGGCTATTTTGCCAACATCCAGAATTGGAATACACTACTGTTGttagaataatttttttttatggAAAGCTTCCGGCTGAAATTTTCTGGCCGTTTATGTCCCACCACTGAtgccagcaaggacagagaattcggccaaatctccattcactgcagcaggaccagagaatcccactggtgtgaatggccagcaAATTCCGACCCTAGCAGCCTTTAAAATTATAGGTGCTAAGGGGGCCAATGGTAACTGTAGCTGGAATCACAAGACTGAATCGAGGTGGATTTCCCTTTGGTCATGTCCCATTtgcttattttttaaaatacttaatTTTTGCTGGTTTAATTCTTATGGTGCTTTGGAATATGTTTGAAACTTAGCAGTTATGTTGCCATATGTTAGTGCTCTGTGGTAATTTGAAGGTGATGCATTTAATACACTGATTGGGGATGGCTGGAAGGCAATATTTACCATCATTTGTAATCTTGCGTTGACATGGGTACTCCAGTTCTACAGTACCTAATCCCTGCAAAGGGATTATTCATGGGGTAGATTTGTTACCGAAATCATAATCTGAGGTCCAGGTTAATGATCCATAGATGTtggcagatgggttttcccagcatcctctgttttTGTAATGATCCAGACACCCGAATTCAAACCCAACCTTGGCAGCTGGAGcatttcagttaattaaataaaaccTGTAATCAAAATCTAATATCATGAATTGTGATTGGATAGTTGTAAAAACcggtctgattcactaatgtccttcagggataaaaaaaaatctcctgtcTTTGGCCGGTCCGGTCCAGTCTCTGTGCAACTCCAGCCAtacaataatggctggaattttccggccgttcacactgatgggattctccggtcctgctggcaGCGTACTCCCGTGGATTTCCTACCAGCATGGGGtggtgtcagtgggaattcccattgatagcggcaggaccagagaatcctgccgcttgCAAACAATGTGCCATCCCCCGCCTGTAGGAACCACACGGCCGAAGAATCTTgcccaatgtgtttgactctctaACTGTCCTCTGAATTGTCTTAGCAAGCCATTCTGTTTTATTCAGCAagctggctcaccaccatcttctcaattaaggatgggcaataaatgctggctgcatTGCCCACGTCATATGAGTAATAAAAACAAGACCTTCAATTGAAATTCTTCCATTTGATGAGCACAGAATCATCAAAAAACATgacattaaaaaataaaagctTGCTCGGGGCTGAGTGCTCTTGTTTCGCCccaggcaaaaaaaaaaaaatttgaccAAATCAAGGCGAGATGTCCAATGTGTTCTCATTTCAATGTTACCATGTGAGGTCAAGGAAAAGCCAGGTAACATTAGCTGTTGTACTGAAAGTAGAACTTGCTGTCAATTTCAGGTTTGGCAAGAAGTCTGATCAAAGCCCTGAAGGTGCTGGATGGATTCCTGAACAGTCCACTGCCTGAAGAGATTGATGCTGACTGTGTTGACGATGTCACCATATCCAATCGCAAATTCCTTGATGGCGATGAGCTAACGTTGGCTGATTGTAACCTGCTGCCCAAGCTTCATATTATGAAGGTAACTATCAACCcaatatactttttaaaaaatctttacttGCTCCTATTTTTTTGAGGGTTGGGGAGGAATGTTCCAATTTATTTTTTCCACTCTTAATTGGCCTATGCTTTTCTGATTCTCGTCTTCTCTGGTAAGATTATCTGCTATCCTATTTGGCTGTCCATAGTGAAACACAAGGGCTGCAGGAAACTGCCTGAATGGTCTTGTCCATTTTTTCCCATCTGCAGCTTCATGTTTATTTGTATGTATGAAATCCTAAATAAAGCAGTTTAGTTCTGGGGCTATATCAAAATAACAACTGACCAGGAAGTCACTGCCCCAGTGCTGATGAATGCTCAGCACTGAACTGTTGTAACACTTAACTGAAGGTCAGGGCTCACAAGATCTAGAGGCTGAAATTGGCGAATTCCCGCAGCATAAAATGGGATCGTGGCATATCAGAGAACAATTTTTCACCACACCAGTTTTTGTTTAGAATTCGCTTGGAAATTTTGCCGAGGTTTTTAAATATCAAACCATGTAAAAGGAACAGTGGGCTAGACGAAACAAGTCTCCAGAAAGAGCTCTGGCTATCACTCTGTGAACTGCAGTGGAAAACCATTCAGGCGCAGTAGCTGCTGGTTCATTCCGAGCCCATTTTGTGCTGCTGACATATTCCAATTTCACTCCTCTAATCTCCTTAACTTGAtcctaaatatttcttaaatccTGGGCTTCAGAAAAAGTAAACCTCGGAACACCACGGGCGTTATTTTACGACCTTTGTCTAAGTGTCAGGCGGGCGTGGAACTGGGACAGTTCCAGATCCGCTGTTTTGGGTGCGTTCTCagacccccctctttcccccccctcccccatacgcactctggctgcaaaacattgagtgaacctgttgctcgctgtagaagcctgtgggtgggtcatagagggaggtattgcgcatgtgcagatctctgatgCTGCACAAGCGCATTAACAGtaacaggggtctgacagacaaagagcgCTGTAAGGCCCCTGCTGGCTGCCTCAAGTACCCACCACAATCGcctttctctcccccacccctccccccaactccccaacgttcgctgcagagtggcagcgggccgcccctcccaacccccctacTGATCGCtgcagtggcagcaggccccctcccATATTTGGCCTCCCCCCCGCCATGTCCCTGCCCCccacactgcctggtgggcattgcccatgtgcccactgggcattgtccaggtgccaggctggcagtgcaagatgccaggttggcactaccagtctggcactgcccaaggagaccCCTGCCTTGCACTCGGCCTCCCTGGGGGGGGGGCcttaatggcctccagttccaccagtgaggccaacatgactgttccctgttcatggagAGCAGGTGTTTTCCATGCCGGAGAGACCCCTCCCGGTGAGGCCTTAAGGGCAAGCGAGACCGGACGATTGAGCGTTGGGCTCGTTAATCACCCTAAAATGAGCATTTAAATTAATTAACCAGCCTCTTACCCATTCCCAGCGAGGCtgaccatgtcagaaatcctgGGGTCGTAAAATCGCGCCAGTTGCAAAAACCGATGCTAATCACTTCACATCCCACTTTACGACTGCGTTGCGCCTAAAAACAGGCACGCGGTGgtctaaaattccacccaacatgtCTGATCTCTCTGGGCTAGGACCCAAGCAATTTCCATCACTGGGAACATAGAAGTAGCaaacatggctgcctcacagctcctgggacctgggttcgattcccaggttgggtcactctcaatgtggagtttgtacattctccccatgtctgcgtggtttcctcacacattccaaagatgtgcgggttaggttgattggccatgctaaattgccccttagtctctccggatgcataggttagaggaattagtgggtaaatatgtggggtgatggggatggtgggattgttgtcggtgcagactcgatgggctgaatggcctcctgcatgttgggactctatgatttctatccgTAATTAAGGAATAAACTGGAACTGTACGGTCCATAAAGTAGGAAGTGCGCCAAACGGCTCCTGCGCTTTGTTAAACATTTGAGGGATAGGATTTTTTGTTTAAATAGCCCTATAAGATTCCACAATGTTCACTGGTGCAACTAACAAAACACTCTCTTGGGGAACGTTACAGAATTTTGGCCAGGTGGAAGATGAGATGGGTTTCTCTGTTGTAAACCAGCCAGCAAGGCGGGATGTTGCGGCCACGGTGAATGTCAATGCAAGCAGGATGGAAGGGGAATCGTTTGGCTGATGTTTCTTCTCTTGTTTCACCAGGTAGTGGCAATGAAGTATCGGAGCTTTGAGATCCCTGCAGAAATGACTGGAGTCTGGCGGTACCTGAAGAATGCCTATGCCCGGGATGAGTTTACCAATACCTGTGCGGCAGACGGTGAAATTGAATCCGCGTATGCAGATGTGGCGAGACGGCTTTCAAGATCCTAGATCACTGACAGGGTCATTAAGTATCGATGCCAGTGACACAAAATGGTTCTTCTATGACAAGACTGCTTTCGATTGGCTTGGTTACTCGGCCTAAACCTTTTCACTGGCATCATAACATTTCAATTGTGTCAGTTTTAGTTGGTTTCAAGCTTGTAAATAACATGACAAAATTTCTAATTGAGCGCTGATCATAGATTCTAGTATGATCCTCCCTTAAAATAATGAATGACCACTGATTCATTCTTGAAAGAAACTGTTTGGAGCTTTATTGCCTTATGTTAAAATTGCAGCCAGCCTTTACATGTACATCTTGCATCAGAAACCCAACATGTGCGTGGGGCATGTTCAAGGAACCAGATTCTAAACATCCCCCACAGCCGTGTTGATTCCATTTGTTTTTCCAAAGCTTGACTGTTGAGTTCAGAGAACTCTCAACTTTTGGGTAATTATGATAATGAAGTAGGTTTAGGCTGGTATGGAGTTAAATCAGGATTGGCCAGCCCAGTCCACTCTGACCTCAAAGGCTTCAACTTCAAACAAGCAGACTTTAAACTCTATGATGACTGAttggagctttttaaaaaaaaaatccttagcacagccaatcagaaTGTtagtatttctttttttttaaatggtaccTTGATTGTGTATGAGAGCCAGATCGGTCTTGAATGAATCAGATATGACAGCTACTTCTGAGGCATACAAAGCCAAAATATCCTGTTATGCTTTTGAATGATGTTCCTGTTTCATTTTAAGGCATTTTAGTATTGTATTTTATCTCTGCATCCAGCAGAAATATTGAAGGGACAGTTTCTAGGGTGAAGGCTTTTCCCATTTGTTTTGACTTTTCAGTCTTTCTTCTGAGCTTTAACCATTTGAGTGAAAACAACTCTTGAGGGCTAATATTACCTTGAAACAAAAGGTAAATAacatggggcggaggggggagagtgatCCCCTTTTGTAGCTCTTTCAGCATTTAAAAAAGAAAGTCCCAATGTTCTTCCCAGAATGCCTAAGGGAAGACTTGATGACAAGGGGGTAGCCTACTATATCCCATAATACATTtctaaattttatttttaaaaactgacaaaTATTAATTGAATGTTTTGCAGTAAAATTAGGCAGAAAAGTTAAAATTAAACAATTTATTGTAATTTATGGGTTCAAATTGTGATGTATTAGCAATGAATATGTTAATGTGTCTTGTATGTACGTTATTTGTCTACTATTTTACTGGAAGAGCAAGAGAAAAGGATGGCTACAGCTCAACATGAGAACGGATTGTGTTGATGTAGACTGAATGGATGCCATCATGACCCCTTGGGGAACTGAGAGAAGTACACAGAAAACAAATCTCAAGGCACAAAAGTTTCAAGTTTGGGAAGGTTGTTCCACGAtcagaaataatttttaaaatgtggaatttATCAGTAGAAACAAAACCAAAAATCTTTAGGTATATAATCCTCTTTCTTAAAAAATAAATCAGTGTTCATATTAAGCACGAAGGCTAGTGAGGAGTAAGAAGACATCTTTGTTCTTTCATAGAGCATCGGAAAAATAACATGAAAATGATTAAATTGCGCCCTCTGGTGTTTATTTAAATAACTGTAGGTGGATTTGTAGATAATAGACCATAGTTTGCTGTAGCAGGACATCTAATGGTGTTTGCCATTCGTTGGACTTTTTTTGCATGGCAAGTTTCTGAAAGTATGAACTGAAAATGTTGTAGTGAGAGAAACAGGGTGTCTGTGACCTGAGTGAACAGGGCAAACATTTGTACTACTTAACTACTCTGACTGAAAGATTGTGGAATTAACAGTGTAAGAACCGGAAAGGAAGTCTAAGTTAGAATGAGTGAACTCAATGTCACATCAGGTGCAGAAAGAGAAATATTGAGATCCAAGGaaagaatggtcagagagagagagagagagaagaaagaaaagagattttttaaaaaaacaatatctTATAAAAGTTTGAAGTGGTTTGTCATTTGTGATGGCCAGCCCAAGAGATGCCTTCTGGCCTACTGAGTGGTTGCTTCAGCAGATAAGGATAAAACAAATCACTGCGGGTTAATTGATCAACAGACATGATCTAAGGGATTTTAAATTCTTTTCACAAATTTTGCCAGATTTCAGTTGAAATGTTCTGTTCGAACTATGGCAGAAGATCTTGAGTGAAAGGTAGACAAGGAGTTCCATTCTACTTTACTACAAGACATTGCAGATACAAATATTGTATCCCATTTAGTTTATTAATAAGTTCTTTTTTGCTGCATTATGAGAAAAAACTGACCATGTGTGGCCTGTTACTCATTCAGCTCAAACTAAAACTTTCTTCAGTTTTTCAAATATCCATATATTCAATAGTAACCACATGCTGTGGTTGATATAAAATGTTAAGTTTTCTCTATTTAACAGAAACTTTTGCTGTTGTTTCGCTTCATGTTTTTTGTTGATTGCATTGATTGTTCATCACAGTTGATTACTGATTACTGAATGTTGAAATGTCTCGCTATTCTTAAGGTGTTGGTCTCCTTTCAGAAGTAAATTGTGTTAAACTATGTCACCAAATACCCTTGATTACTGGTAATTTCAGACACTGATTTCATTTTTACAATAATTTGTATTCTTCTTTGAATACACTGAAGAATATTTAAGAAAGAATGGAGTTAGGCATAAAAATATTATTTTGGATATTCCTCAGTCAGCACCTCCACTTCCCCTGGACATCTGCCTGCAGACACACCCCCACAAAAACTCCAGCCCACCTTCAGCTCACAGCTACATTACAGCTGGATTTTCTGGTGAGTTGAATTGTGGCATTGCAGCTGTACACCAGAAGGGAAAGGGATGGCACTAACGGGGGTAGATTGGCTCAGAAAACTGGAGCATTGATTTGATTGAAGATCAAGACTTGACATACAAGTCCTGGCCTCATTTTGTTGCCTTTCTGCTCGAGCTATGGTGACCATGCACTGGAGATGACTTGGATCTTCAGTCACCCATCCTCGGCATCTCTAAATTGGTTCAAAAAGATGATTGGCTGATTCAGGACTGTGCCTATCTACAGCTCTAGTGCCAGTTGTCATAACTGGAAGGAAATTAAATTGACCACTCTCCTCCTTGCTGCCCTGTCCCAGGATGAGTGAACTATTAATTGAAATGTTATCCTGCATTGTGTTTGACTTCTGAAAAATGTTCCTCTCAGGTTTCTGATTATCTCTCTACACGCCACGTGCTATTCCTGGTGACCAGGACTCTGCCAGTGCCGCAGCTACAATTAGCAGTGTACAAGAATGGAACAGGCCATTGATGTCCATCTGTTTAGTCACTTTGCCTCGGAAATTTCATATACGATCAGGTTTTGTCATTGCACCTTCCTCACGTCAGCTCCTGCTGTCTGTCCATTGTTACTCTTCCTCTTACACGCAGTCAGACAGCTTTGCCCATATATATAGTCTTTGCATATTTCAAGAACATAACATAGATTCATAAGATATAATACATTTTACAGTcatttacagaacagaaagagaccattcagcccattgaatccacGTCAGCTCCCCATGGATTCATCCAGTCAATCGCTCTCCCTTACTCAGTCAATGTGGACCTCCAAGTTTATTTTCTTCAAGTGCCCACCtggtttccttttgaaatcattgattgtccATGAATGCgttgatgcagaatcaatcaatgagttccaggtcattgccACTCAGAATTAAAAGTTCTTTAAAATAACCCCTGCATCTCTTGCCTAAAATCTTAAGCCTGTGTCCCTTGCTCCTTGAACAGTCCGGGAAGAGTGTTTGCTTTACCTCagccctgtcataatcttgtccaccccTCTCAAATTTACCCTCGATCTcgacctcctttgctccaaggagagaaACCCCAGCCTTTTCAACCTAACCTGGTAAATAAAACTCCatcactggaaccattctggtcaacctcctctgcagCCTCTCAAGGAACTTTATCTCCTGAAGCGTGTTTTGCTTCATTACTAATCCTTTCAAAAAGCTTTCGCGTAGCCTAAAATTCCAGTCTTTCACTTTATATGCCAAGCACCTTTTGTCAGGATACAAAGTCACCATAATTTGTGAAATCTGTTAAATTAAAATTACCAAAAAATGATGTAAGTTCAAATCTGATATTAATGATGCCGAAGCATAACAGTAACCCAGCGATGGAAAAGAGTACAGAAAGAGAGGTATTTTTTCTTTGACACAACATGTCTTGTTTAGGTTCAGCAGTATCAACTCTTGCGGATGTGTGCTCTAAACTCTGTAGACCAACAGCCCAGTACAATAGAACAGTTGTTATACTATAAAGAAAGCAGGTGGCACTGGTGATGGGAAAGCGCTATTCATTTGACTACCACCCTTATACACACATTAGTGTAAATTCACCAGATTGGTACCAAGGATGAGCATCTGTGGTTGAAGTGTTTGGTTTTTTTCAATGGATTACAGAAGACTAAGATTTAATAGAGATTTCTAAAATTCTGAAAGGTCTGGATCAAGTGATTATGAAAAGATGATTGTCTTCACAAGAGGAATCGGTAAAGAACAGGTCATTAACTTAAAACGCTGACTAAAAGAATGAATTGAGAGAAAAGTAGAAATGTTTCTTTTTAATGGAGTTGTTCAGAGGATGGATGCTttgtcacagaaagtagttgaagcagaGATCATTCTGTCAAAATGTCAGgattgtggggagagaatgggcggTAGGAATAGTTTGGGACTGCTCTTGCCACGAGCCCACGCAAATATGACGGGTGGTAATGGCCTCCTCTGGTACGGTAAATTTTTTATGGTTCTGTGAAAGCTACTGTTTATTTGCTATTGGTTTACGTGTCCTGTGATATATCAATGATACACAAACTACTGATTTTCTTTCTGCTGTATTGTAACTGAAAGTACAAATAATTGAGTAGCTGCAGAGTTATAGTCAGAAAAGGCCTTTCTGATTTTGTTGCCTGTGATACCCGACCATTTGTTCAGTGATGTTGGCCACCATTTGTAATTTGGTGTAAAAATTCCCAGAACTCCTTGTTTGgcttattttaaaaatcacaaagcctttttgtttttattaattaCTGGCCAAATAATTATTAAATGGCTTTCGTAAGTAGGAATTTTGATTGATTTTAAAAAGAACTCCCTCAAATCACATACTAAAATTTTGGACGCTTGTAAGCTGTCCAACATATGTTGTTATGGCATCATAGCAAGGCTGTTTGCAAATCTTAATCACAGAATGTACAACCCAGACACCCGCTGGATGAAGCTAGCTGCTGAAATGATTTAATATTCTGCTCTGATTATTTGCACTGTTTAGATAATTATTCTGCAGTCTTCACTGGCAGCTGCTAAGGAAATAAAATTGTATATTTTCACAGCATAAATTGAATCCTCTTGTCATTTTGTAAATATAAATTGGCACTAATGTTAATTGGGGCAGTATTATTGCACATCAAGACCCACTGTCCGCACCCTGTACATACTCCCTTCcgctggaaaaaagatacaaaagtctgacatcacgtaccaactgactcgagaacagcttcttccctgctgccatcagacttttgaatggaactaccttgcattaagttgacctttctctacaccctagctatgactgtaacactacagggccgattttaccaattcGGCTccaagtgccgggtgcggtcgtaagtcagacccgcgcccggcagccgcgctccagcgacCCCATACGCCTCTTTtcggcgcgggtccagtgggcggggcctagcgcatttgcatctgtcggactgccgaactgcgcatgtgcagttcggggccgacagcactcagcgcgcccgagcgtgcctttgactttccctggtggggggtgggaagtgacgtctcttccctaggGGGggaatctgacgtctcttccctgagggggggggggaggggtaggggggggatgtgacatcttttccctgagggggagagggtagggggggatctgacatctcttccctgccggggggggatgtgatgtctcttccctgaggggggagtgggggggggggggatctgacatctcttccctgaggggtgggggggggggatctgacatctcttccctgaggggggggggtgggggatgtgacatctcttccctgatgggtgggtgggggggagatgtgaCGCCTCTTCCCTGGGGGTGCTGCGGGGGGGCATGTGATGTCTCCGCCCCCGCTGCCCTTCCCCccggggcagagacgtcacatccccccccccactcagggaagagacgtc
Above is a window of Mustelus asterias chromosome 5, sMusAst1.hap1.1, whole genome shotgun sequence DNA encoding:
- the LOC144493641 gene encoding chloride intracellular channel protein 5-like isoform X4, giving the protein MILWLKGVVFNVTTVDLKRKPADLHNLAPGTHPPFLTFNGEVKTDVNKIEEFLEETLSPPKYPKLAAKHHDSNTAGIDIFAKFSAYIKNTRVNANEGLARSLIKALKVLDGFLNSPLPEEIDADCVDDVTISNRKFLDGDELTLADCNLLPKLHIMKVVAMKYRSFEIPAEMTGVWRYLKNAYARDEFTNTCAADGEIESAYADVARRLSRS